One genomic window of uncultured delta proteobacterium includes the following:
- a CDS encoding hypothetical protein (Evidence 5 : No homology to any previously reported sequences) produces the protein MFHKLETKDLRPGMFIANTGVSWLQHPYLYSDEGELTGQELDTLRADGYTEAYIDLSRCRPGSLPPEMAALVPSVAARDMTADFMPPPPIVAFPEHGEGNDGRRAQGRAL, from the coding sequence GTGTTCCACAAACTTGAAACAAAAGACCTTCGTCCCGGCATGTTCATTGCCAATACGGGCGTTTCCTGGTTGCAGCACCCGTATCTGTATTCCGACGAAGGCGAATTGACCGGCCAGGAACTGGATACGCTCCGGGCGGACGGCTATACCGAAGCCTATATCGATCTCTCCCGCTGCCGTCCCGGGAGCCTGCCCCCGGAAATGGCGGCGCTCGTGCCCTCGGTCGCGGCCAGGGACATGACGGCGGATTTCATGCCCCCGCCGCCCATAGTCGCTTTCCCTGAACATGGCGAAGGAAATGATGGACGCCGTGCGCAAGGGCGCGCCCTTTGA